The window GTGTCACGGACTCGGCTGTTCGGCTCGCTCTGTGCCCTCGTCTTCCTCGTGAACTTCGCGCGGGTCGTGTTCGCCCCGCTCGTGGGGGAGTTCATCGGGGAGTTCGGGATCGGCGAGGGGACCGCCGGACTCATCGTCACGCTCGCGTGGCTCGGCTCGGCCGCGCCCCGGATTCCGGCCGGATGGGCGCTCACCCGCATCTCGCGGCAGGTCGTCGTCCTCGCGTCCGGTGCGGTGGTGACGCTCGGCGCGCTCGGCGTCGCGCTGGCCCCCGGCGTGCCGACGCTGATGGTCGCCGCGTTCGCCGTCGGCTGCGGCTCGGGCGTCTACTTCGTGGCCGCGAACCCGTTCATCGCGGAGCTGTTCCCCGACCGCGTCGGTCGCGTGATGGGCGTCCACGGGATGGCGAGCCAGTTGGCTGCCGTCGCCGCCGCGCCGGTCGTCACCGTCGCGCTGTGGTACGACTGGCGAGTCGCCTTCTACGGGCTCGCCGCGGTCGCCGCCGGAACCACGCTCGTCTTCGTCGCGCTCGCGAACCGGACCGACCTCCCGAACGCCGGCGCACAAGACACCGACTTCGCCGGTGCCGCGCGGGGAGAGTGGAAGCTCATCCTCACGGGCGTCGTGTTGATGGGGCTCACGAGCTTCGTCTGGCAGGGGCTGTTCAACTTCTACGAGCTGTACATGATAGACAAGGGGCTGCCGCCGGCGACCGCGCGCAACCTGCTCACGGTGATCTTCGCCGCCGGCGTGCCCGCGTTCCTCGTCTCAGGCGACCTCGCCGACCGGCTCCCGCACGTCCCGTATCTCCTCGGGATCGTCTCGACGTTTATCGTCGGCGTCGTCTTCGTCGTCTTCGCGTCGGGGGTCGCCGCCGTCGTCGCGGCGAGCGTCGTCGTCGGGTTCGCGGTCCACATGCTGTTTCCCGCGGGCGACACCTACCTCCTCGCGTCGCTGCCGGACGAATCGCGGGCGTCGGCGTACGCCGTGTTCTCGGCCGGAATGATGTCCACGCAGGCCGTCGGGTCGTGGGTCGTCGGCGAGGCGATCGAGGCCGGCGCGAGCTACGACGCCGTCTTCCTCGCGCTCGCCGGCGGACTCGGCGTCCTCGTCGCCGCGTACGCGGTCCTCGATCGAGCGGGCCGCGTGCCGGGCGGCGCGGCCGGCGTGGAACCCGCGGCCTGAGAGCGACTATCGGAGTCGACCGGAGTCGACCAGTGTCGTTCAAGGCTGACCGGAGTCGACCAGTGTCGTCCAAGGCTGACCGGAGTCGACACCATGTCGTTGGTCGCGGGATCCGGCGGAGACCGGGACCGGAACGCACCGCGGGTATCGCACCTATTTAGGGTGTCGCGCCCCTGTCTTCTCCCAATGGAGTACGTCCAAGAACGCGTGACGACCTTGCACGCGTTGACCGATCACCGGCCGGACGCCCCCACCGGCCGGGCGGCGGTCGTGGTGCCGATGACGGAACGCGAGTACGGAACGCTCGCGGCCGAGCGCGTCCTGAACGCGCTCGAAACCGTCGCGCCGGCCCGCGTGATCGTTCCCCTCCGCGCTCCCGCAGAGCGCGTGGAGCCGTTCGTCCGCTGGCTCGACGGATTCGACGTCGACGTGGAGACGCTCTGGTGTGGTGGCCCCCGTCTCGCCGACCTGCTCCGCGACCACGGGCTCGACGGCAGCCGCGGGAAGGGACGTGACGTGTGGCTCGGACTCGGCCGCGCGCTCGATTCGGAGTACGTCGTCGTCCACGACGCCGACACGAAGACGTACTCGCCCGCGTTCGTCAACCGTCTCCTCTTCCCGCTCGCTCGGGGCCACGAGTTCTCGAAGGGGTACTACGCCCGCGTCGAGGACGGGTCGCTGTACGGGCGGCTCTTCCGGCTGTTCTTCCGGCCGCTCGTACGAGCGATCGCCGACGACGCCGGCGGCGACGAGGAGGTTGTGGCGTACCTCGACGCGTTCCGCTACGCGCTGGCGGGCGAGTTCGCGGCGACGAGCGACCTCGTCTCGCGGCTCCGCCTTCAGCGCGGCTGGGGGTTGGAAGTCGGGACGCTCGGCGAGGCGTTCGAACACGCCGGCTTCGCGGACAGCGCGCAGGTCGATCTCGGACGGTACGAGCACGACCACCGCTCCGTCGACGGCCCGACGGGGCTCGCGGACATGAGCCGAGCCGTGGGGGCGGCGACGCTCCGGGCGGTCGAGAGCACCGGCGTCTCGGTCGCGTACGACACGCTCGCGGGCCGCTACCGCGAGGCGGCCGCAGACCTGATCCGCGGCTACGAGACCGACGCCGCGTTCAACGGGCTCGCGTTCGACCGGGAGGACGAGCGCGCACAGGTCGAAACGTACGCCGACGCGCTCGCGCCGCCGGGACCGGACACGCGACTGCCGGCGTGGAGGGACGCGCCGATATCGCCCGCCGACGTCGCCGAGGCGGCGAGCGCCGATCTCGCAGACATCACTGAGACCGCGACGGCCGCTCCCGCCGCGGAACGGGCGAGGGCCGAGGACGTACGCCAGCGCCGGAACGGCCACCGGACGGCGGAGGACAGCGCACCCGACACAACTCCGGGGGACGAGACGTGACGGCGGAGGACGCGCCGAGCGTGGCGGCCCGCGACGACCTCGCCGGAGTCGTCGACCTCTTCGAGTGGCTCACGCGCGCGGAACTCTCTCGGGCGCTCGCAGAGCTCGCGTTCAAACAGCGCGCGGCGGTCGACGAGGAGGCCATCACAGCCGCCATCGACGTCGCAATCGCGGAGTACGCGCTCGTCCCCGCGCCGCCGGACGCGCTCTCGGAGGGCAGAGAGACGGCGGGCGCGGCGTCGCCGGACGCGGTCGCGTCGCCGGACGCGAACGACGCCGCTACGACGGGCGACTCGTCGGATCGCGTCGCGCTCGCTGTCGGTCCCGCCGCCTTCCCGTCGCTCCCGCCCGACGCCGAGGACCTCCCGCACATCCTCGACGTGCCGGAGCGGAGCGTCGACCGCGAGGCGCTCTCTACGGCGGTGCTCGATCGGCTCTCCGCGGACGCGGTCGCGGCCATCAAGAACGGTGACGTCGACCGACTGGAGACGCTCGCGGACGTGACGTACGACGTCGAGGCGTGGGCTCCGGTCGACGCGGGCGACATCCGCGAGCGGATCGTCGCCGAGACTGAGTCGTAGCGGCCGCGGCTTCCTCGATGGCTCCACCTCTTCCGCCGGAGACGGGTTGAAAGGGATTCGGCCCGAATGGGCGGTATGGGAATGAAAGCGGACGGCGAGGCCGACCTCCACGAGATCGACCGACACGAGCGCGGCGTCGGCTGGATCGCCTACCCGAACGAGACGATGGAGCGCGCGAGCCACGCCGTCGCGGTCTCGAACGACGAGGCGGGAGAGAGCGACGTGTGGGTGTTCGACCCGGTCGACGCGCCGGGCGTCGACGACCTTCTCGCGGAACTCGGCACCGTCGCCGGCGTCGTCGTCGGACTCGACCGCCACAAGCGCGACGCGGCGACGATCGCGAACCGCCACGACGTTCCCGTCTACGTCGCTGACTGGATGACCGGGGTCGCGGACGACCTCGACGCACCGGTCGAACGGTTCGGGTCGCGGCTGGCCAACACCGGCTTTGAGACGGTTCGAATCCGCGACAGCACCGTGCCGCCGTGGCAAGAGGTCGGCTTCTTCGACGGGGAGACGCTCATCGTTCCCGAGTCGCTCGGCTCCGCGTCGTACTTCCGGGGCGACCGCGAGCGGCTCGGCGTCCACCCGATGCTCCGGCTTACGCCCCCGACGACCGCCCTCTCGGGGCGGAATCCCGATCGTGTGTTAGTCGGCCACGGCGTCGGCGTCCACGAGCGGGCCGCGATCGCGGTCGAGGACGCGCTCTCGGGGTCCAGATGCAAGGCACCGGGACTGTACGCGAAGACGCTCCGCGACGCGATCGGTATCTGAGCTGATGGTCGGAGTCCGATCGCCGTGATCCACGTCACGCGCGGCCTGTTGACGGTCTTGCTTGACCACGCCGCCGACCGCGATCCGGCCGCGACGAACCTCCGGCTCTCGTCGACGGCCGCCGGCGACTTCGAGGAGCCCACCGGGCTCGATCCGGAGACACCCGTGTTAACGCACTTTACTCCTGCCGGCGTCGGCGGCGCGGTGAACGCCGTGTTCGGCGTCGACCTCGGGACGCCCGTCGGCCGCGGCGGCGCGCGGTTCCTCTCGCATCCGAAGGGGTTCCTCGGGGTCTCGAAGACCGACGATCTCGCCGCGATCGTGCTCGTCGCCGTCCCGCCGTACGACGATGACGCGGTCGCCGCATTCGACCGCGCCGGCGACGGAATCGAACTCGCCGTGCTTGACGCCGCACCGCCGGAAGAGTCGGTACCCGAGTGAGTGAGGGTACTCGAGTGAGCAGGAATCCCCGCCCGCGTGAAGCCGAGAGCATGGGTTTCAAGCGTTCGGGGTGAGTACGCCGTCTCGATGGCAGCACGCCCACCCGGCGGCGGATCCTCGGAACCCGAGGCGATCGAGTTCGGGATCGCCGTGCTCGACGCCCGAATCGAGGAGGCTGGCGTGTCGTTCCCCGCGACGAGCGAGGAGATCGTCGGCGCGCTCGACGACCCGGAGATCCCGTACGACGCCGCGGGGCGGACGGTCTCGCTCGATGCGGTACTCGACGAGCTTCCTCAGCGGCAGTTCGAGAACGAGACGGAACTCCTCGACGCGGTGTACCCCGTCTTCGACGAGAAGCGGCGGACGAGCGGCGGCGTCTTGTCGGCCCTTCGCGACGCGTTACCGTTCTAGACGGTGTCGATCGGTCGGTTACCGGGGCGCTTGCCCGACGTCGGCCTCGTCCTCG is drawn from Halorubrum sp. BV1 and contains these coding sequences:
- a CDS encoding MFS transporter, producing MSRTRLFGSLCALVFLVNFARVVFAPLVGEFIGEFGIGEGTAGLIVTLAWLGSAAPRIPAGWALTRISRQVVVLASGAVVTLGALGVALAPGVPTLMVAAFAVGCGSGVYFVAANPFIAELFPDRVGRVMGVHGMASQLAAVAAAPVVTVALWYDWRVAFYGLAAVAAGTTLVFVALANRTDLPNAGAQDTDFAGAARGEWKLILTGVVLMGLTSFVWQGLFNFYELYMIDKGLPPATARNLLTVIFAAGVPAFLVSGDLADRLPHVPYLLGIVSTFIVGVVFVVFASGVAAVVAASVVVGFAVHMLFPAGDTYLLASLPDESRASAYAVFSAGMMSTQAVGSWVVGEAIEAGASYDAVFLALAGGLGVLVAAYAVLDRAGRVPGGAAGVEPAA
- a CDS encoding glycosyl transferase family 2; amino-acid sequence: MEYVQERVTTLHALTDHRPDAPTGRAAVVVPMTEREYGTLAAERVLNALETVAPARVIVPLRAPAERVEPFVRWLDGFDVDVETLWCGGPRLADLLRDHGLDGSRGKGRDVWLGLGRALDSEYVVVHDADTKTYSPAFVNRLLFPLARGHEFSKGYYARVEDGSLYGRLFRLFFRPLVRAIADDAGGDEEVVAYLDAFRYALAGEFAATSDLVSRLRLQRGWGLEVGTLGEAFEHAGFADSAQVDLGRYEHDHRSVDGPTGLADMSRAVGAATLRAVESTGVSVAYDTLAGRYREAAADLIRGYETDAAFNGLAFDREDERAQVETYADALAPPGPDTRLPAWRDAPISPADVAEAASADLADITETATAAPAAERARAEDVRQRRNGHRTAEDSAPDTTPGDET